The following are encoded in a window of Ignicoccus islandicus DSM 13165 genomic DNA:
- a CDS encoding ABC transporter ATP-binding protein, protein MIEVNDLKVYYYSYRGVVKAVDGVSFQLREGRSLGIAGESGCGKSTTAMALMRLIEPPGKIVNGSIKIDDADILQLDEKTLRKEIRWKKISMVFQGAMNSLTPVYTVFQHFVETAKAHGYQAGKEELREKAIELLKKVGLKEDVLYRYPHELSGGQKQRVVIALALLLNPKYLIADEPTTALDVVVQAQILNELKKLQESGISVILITHDLGVLSELSDDVMVMYAGKVVEYGPIEKVLGNPLHPYTKLLLDATPKLRGGELKWIPGSPPNLIDPPRGCRFGPRCPYRFDKCDTEPELIEVEHNHWVACHLYR, encoded by the coding sequence GTGATAGAGGTAAACGATCTCAAAGTATACTATTATAGCTATAGAGGGGTCGTTAAGGCAGTAGACGGGGTGTCCTTCCAATTAAGAGAAGGAAGGAGCTTAGGCATTGCGGGAGAAAGCGGCTGTGGGAAATCCACCACTGCCATGGCATTAATGAGGCTAATAGAGCCCCCTGGCAAGATAGTTAACGGTAGCATTAAGATAGACGACGCGGACATACTGCAATTAGACGAGAAGACTCTTAGGAAGGAAATCAGGTGGAAGAAAATAAGTATGGTATTCCAGGGAGCCATGAACTCCTTAACGCCAGTATATACTGTCTTCCAACACTTCGTCGAAACTGCCAAAGCACACGGCTATCAAGCCGGAAAGGAGGAGTTACGCGAAAAAGCAATAGAACTTCTCAAGAAGGTCGGTCTAAAAGAGGACGTTCTATATAGGTATCCTCACGAACTTTCGGGAGGACAGAAGCAAAGGGTAGTAATTGCATTAGCGTTACTTCTGAACCCTAAGTACTTGATTGCAGACGAACCTACTACTGCATTGGACGTAGTGGTTCAAGCCCAAATACTAAACGAACTGAAGAAGCTTCAAGAGAGCGGTATAAGCGTCATACTGATCACGCACGACCTCGGAGTCCTAAGCGAACTCAGTGACGACGTAATGGTGATGTACGCTGGTAAAGTAGTTGAGTACGGTCCCATAGAAAAGGTCCTAGGTAACCCGTTACACCCCTATACTAAACTTCTATTAGACGCAACTCCCAAGCTCCGCGGAGGGGAACTGAAATGGATACCGGGAAGTCCTCCAAACTTGATCGATCCCCCTCGAGGATGTAGGTTCGGACCGAGGTGTCCGTACCGCTTCGATAAGTGCGATACAGAGCCCGAGCTGATAGAAGTCGAACACAACCACTGGGTGGCGTGCCACCTTTACCGATGA
- a CDS encoding ABC transporter permease: MSGTLIREVLSQRAGLLGVVLLLILVTASVITPTIYGEYYSLWKDTDYWAIYPKAVPPSWINYFSSQKLPETEVIGPSNVTSSKVYGVAKKVTLVFSIDYHYDVPPQDLLLKLNSSYQSPPAVVLIVKRPDGTAIKLLQTSASQLQEIISINTLDLVKNSLYSWLLEKGANVTSPSAIIPSEVIFKELDGNRVLKGKYEFVIEAIGIGNFTLDCEMILEGKVYGLLGTDVFGRDLFIYLALGLPYGMLVGILSSLIASLIGTIYGLVSGYFGGITDKVMQRVLETWYSIPALPLLIMAAIVFKPSIWLIIVFISIFAWMGVAKVIRSMTLQVKNSTFVIAARASGATNKWIMFKHILPQLLPYTMAQVALGVPGAIITELSLDFLGLGDPNVPTWGWILHDANVYGAAVNGYWWWIAPPGLMAAILGLTFALIGYAMDVVLNPRLRE; the protein is encoded by the coding sequence GTGAGTGGTACTTTGATTCGAGAAGTTCTGTCCCAACGAGCTGGTCTGCTTGGAGTAGTGCTCCTCTTGATCTTGGTTACCGCGTCAGTAATTACACCCACTATTTACGGAGAGTACTACTCTTTATGGAAGGACACGGACTATTGGGCGATATATCCCAAGGCAGTCCCCCCATCGTGGATCAACTACTTCTCTTCACAGAAATTACCCGAAACGGAGGTAATAGGACCTAGTAACGTAACTTCGAGTAAGGTATACGGGGTAGCGAAGAAGGTAACTTTAGTATTCTCAATTGACTATCATTACGACGTTCCCCCGCAAGACCTCCTCCTAAAGCTCAATTCGAGCTACCAATCACCTCCCGCTGTAGTCTTGATCGTTAAAAGGCCCGATGGCACTGCTATTAAATTACTTCAAACTTCCGCGTCCCAGCTCCAAGAGATAATCTCTATAAATACACTCGATCTCGTCAAGAACAGCTTGTACTCGTGGCTCCTCGAGAAAGGCGCTAACGTTACGTCTCCTAGCGCAATAATTCCTTCTGAGGTCATATTCAAGGAACTGGATGGAAATAGGGTCCTGAAAGGTAAGTATGAATTCGTCATTGAAGCAATTGGAATCGGGAACTTTACTTTAGATTGCGAAATGATACTTGAAGGCAAGGTTTACGGTCTACTTGGAACCGATGTGTTCGGCAGGGACCTTTTCATTTACTTAGCGCTGGGACTGCCATATGGAATGCTAGTAGGCATCCTTTCCAGCTTAATAGCGTCTCTAATAGGAACAATTTACGGACTCGTAAGCGGATACTTCGGTGGAATTACTGACAAGGTTATGCAAAGAGTACTGGAAACTTGGTACTCCATACCCGCGTTACCGCTACTTATAATGGCTGCAATAGTGTTCAAACCTTCGATATGGTTAATCATAGTATTCATTTCGATATTCGCGTGGATGGGAGTAGCTAAGGTAATTAGATCAATGACTCTCCAAGTGAAGAACAGCACCTTCGTAATTGCTGCCAGAGCATCTGGTGCTACTAATAAATGGATAATGTTCAAGCACATACTACCCCAACTACTCCCCTACACCATGGCTCAAGTCGCGCTAGGAGTTCCGGGAGCTATAATAACTGAGCTCTCTCTAGACTTCCTAGGCTTAGGTGACCCTAACGTACCTACTTGGGGTTGGATTCTCCATGATGCGAACGTTTACGGAGCGGCCGTTAATGGATACTGGTGGTGGATCGCGCCCCCAGGTCTAATGGCGGCCATACTCGGCCTAACTTTCGCCCTCATAGGATATGCCATGGACGTGGTACTCAATCCCAGGTTAAGGGAGTGA
- a CDS encoding ABC transporter permease, with translation MTIEDRVRNIISYALFGATLILSTYNLYYSLPLWVLLVIYGFKTNRSLTTFLLTRVIDALIVLLAVLVITVAMFSGTIAEIKKEMIIDNIKRSVMSNPQLVQKLGEHVKEYIQETAEKIIKAQGLDRPWYENLPAYLSGVVTLDLKSQILTSNSGSRVVRDIIMERLPKTVLLFTTSTIVTIVIGIVVGMIAAKKRGSLLDKLVTVFAMITASFPMWWVGMIMIQVFAYALNVFPSGGMHTIPPPSGIDYYLDLLWHMALPLMTIVLVSFGGWAYVTRNILLGTLKEDFVLAAKARGLLERTVLIRHVLRPSLPPIVTIMALSLLASLTGAIITEIVFNWPGMGMLFWEAIETLDVPVILGLTYVSTLLFVVTMLILDIVYAILDPRVRR, from the coding sequence ATGACGATTGAGGATCGAGTAAGGAACATTATTAGTTACGCGCTCTTCGGGGCAACTCTGATCCTTTCAACATACAATTTATACTATTCATTACCTCTATGGGTTCTATTAGTAATTTACGGTTTCAAAACTAATAGGAGCTTGACTACCTTTCTTCTAACTAGAGTAATAGATGCCCTAATAGTCCTTCTAGCGGTCCTCGTGATTACAGTAGCAATGTTCAGTGGAACAATCGCCGAAATAAAGAAGGAAATGATAATTGATAACATAAAGAGAAGTGTAATGTCGAACCCGCAACTCGTCCAGAAATTAGGGGAGCACGTAAAGGAATACATCCAAGAGACTGCTGAGAAGATAATAAAGGCTCAAGGACTGGATAGGCCGTGGTACGAGAACCTCCCGGCCTACCTTTCCGGCGTAGTGACCCTCGATTTGAAGAGTCAGATACTCACCTCCAATAGCGGTTCCAGGGTAGTTAGGGACATAATTATGGAGAGGTTGCCGAAAACAGTCTTACTCTTCACAACTTCAACAATAGTAACGATCGTAATAGGCATAGTGGTTGGCATGATTGCAGCCAAGAAGAGGGGAAGCTTGCTAGATAAGCTCGTAACGGTGTTTGCCATGATTACCGCGAGCTTCCCGATGTGGTGGGTTGGTATGATAATGATCCAAGTGTTCGCTTACGCCTTAAACGTCTTTCCTTCGGGAGGAATGCACACCATACCGCCGCCTAGCGGAATAGATTACTACTTAGACCTCCTATGGCACATGGCCCTTCCCCTCATGACTATAGTGCTCGTCTCGTTCGGCGGTTGGGCATACGTTACTAGGAACATACTCTTGGGAACCTTAAAAGAGGACTTCGTGCTAGCAGCTAAGGCACGTGGATTGTTAGAAAGAACGGTACTGATTAGGCACGTTTTGAGACCCTCCCTACCACCGATTGTAACTATAATGGCCCTCAGCTTACTAGCCTCCCTTACTGGCGCGATAATCACTGAAATAGTCTTCAATTGGCCCGGAATGGGAATGCTATTCTGGGAGGCAATAGAAACCCTTGACGTTCCCGTAATACTCGGGTTAACCTACGTTTCTACATTGCTTTTCGTCGTAACGATGTTGATCTTGGACATCGTTTACGCTATACTCGATCCTAGGGTAAGGAGGTGA
- a CDS encoding TatD family hydrolase — translation MLNWKGAGAPLVDAHVHLHEDPSMSNEVDVIVAVSDDLESSKKTLEMNAIKCIGVHPWSVEEASEKDLIEIESLIENADCLGEVGLDNRYVRNKEKARRFFEAFLRMSREYDVPLNLHALDAWREVFDLLIKYDIKRAYFHWYNGPLDLLEEIVGQGYFIGINAAIDIQRKHLKVLQATPLKAILTESDGPYNYRGVVLRPSRVRKLIGIISSDKGVSEEDVKNAVFLNLVRWLGKYPRIGGP, via the coding sequence ATGTTGAACTGGAAGGGAGCTGGGGCGCCGCTGGTAGACGCTCACGTCCACTTACACGAGGACCCATCTATGTCTAATGAAGTAGACGTCATAGTGGCTGTATCCGATGATCTGGAATCTTCGAAGAAGACCTTGGAAATGAATGCTATTAAGTGCATAGGGGTCCATCCGTGGAGCGTAGAAGAGGCTTCGGAGAAGGACCTAATTGAAATAGAGTCCCTAATCGAAAATGCTGATTGCTTAGGGGAAGTGGGGTTAGATAACAGGTACGTGCGAAACAAGGAAAAAGCGAGGAGGTTCTTCGAAGCGTTCTTGAGAATGTCGAGGGAATACGACGTACCGCTCAATTTGCACGCCCTAGACGCATGGAGGGAAGTATTCGATCTCTTAATTAAGTACGATATTAAGAGGGCTTACTTTCATTGGTACAACGGCCCCTTAGACTTGCTAGAGGAAATAGTTGGTCAAGGATACTTCATAGGAATAAACGCCGCTATTGATATTCAGAGAAAGCACTTGAAGGTCCTTCAAGCTACGCCTTTGAAAGCAATCTTGACTGAGAGCGACGGACCCTACAATTACAGGGGAGTGGTTTTGAGACCGAGTCGGGTGAGGAAACTAATCGGAATAATATCTTCCGATAAGGGCGTAAGTGAGGAGGACGTGAAGAACGCGGTATTCCTTAATCTAGTTAGATGGTTGGGGAAATACCCTCGGATAGGGGGGCCATAG